The following proteins are encoded in a genomic region of Colletotrichum higginsianum IMI 349063 chromosome 9, whole genome shotgun sequence:
- a CDS encoding RNA polymerase III subunit RPC82, producing the protein MALSFALILSTTFAASFLLSTIAQLVQTTALTPRQLRHGLAVLVQQNLAYHQADSQNTIATYEANPDGCYSLIRAGKIIEMVGIEYGTAEQEVVQTIMQLGHARVSDLLQAFEGRDGPGINGDHATNGHVNGNNSKPRTNGHALAHSSHELHAILSRLIAAEIVDQVGPKTFRNPEDVYREIEDEVTKTAPGERTTARNKELMHQEVAKRLREARDESKKLKRQVGRGGMFPTKRRKLTNGNGKRQSSDWDDDVPELESHIVLRVNTEKCLVELRNQRLAQYAADAFGEVTGQVYHTALRLLTQQIPRCQLDPRIDSDINDGDGPGSNVRQVTVTSMEILENLDESVDVSHGVGKASADQIDLRSAEKIRATPAQPMYDSDDSFDDSPPLQRASARPQENGAGGRGSGDSEDDEPRTASGSREARVKFEDGPAPGASRMDHVRQHLLLLAESRQGFLRHCGGQGRGQWTVDFKPLIDGFKQTEVDAVIEQSFGRHGLRLTRILREKGKLDEKMLPSLALMKKGEVQGKMLAMQMAGFVDVQEVPRDASRTATRTMFFWFFDIERTEAQLVDDFYKTMLRCLQNLEVHRYRERNILSFVERNDVKGKEEEVMTAEHYNKYSRYLELQSKLLGHVMRLDDLVAVFRDY; encoded by the exons GTCTACCATTGCGCAGCTCGTACAGACTACGGCCCTTACTCCACGCCAATTGCGCCatggcctcgccgtcctcgtccagcagAACCTTGCATACCACCAGGCCGATTCCCAAAACACGATTGCCACATACGAGGCCAACCCAGATGGATGCTACAGCCTCATTCGAGCTGGAAAGATTATCGAGATGGTTGGCATAGAATACGGAACCGCCGAGCAGGAAGTTGTGCAGACGATCATGCAACTCGGCCATGCTAGGGTGTCGGATCTGCTGCAAGCATTTGAGGGCAGAGATGGACCGGGCATCAATGGCGACCATGCGACCAACGGTCACGTTAACGGCAACAACTCTAAACCGAGGACCAATGGGCACGCCCTGGCGCACTCGTCTCACGAGTTGCACGCCATTCTGAGCAGGTTGATTGCAGCAGAGATCGTCGACCAAGTCGGTCCCAAAACATTCAGGAACCCTGAAGATGTCTACCGCGAaatcgaggacgaggtcacTAAGACGGCCCCCGGCGAGCGAACGACGGCGCGGAACAAAGAACTCATGCACCAAGAGGTTGCAAAGAGATTGCGGGAAGCTCGCGATGAGAGTAAAAAGTTGAAGCGACAAGTGGGACGAGGCGGCATGTTTCCAACCAAGCGAAGAAAGCTTACGAATGGCAACGGCAAACGACAGTCCTCGGACTGGGATGACGATGTTCCAGAGCTCGAG TCGCACATTGTTCTCAGGGTTAATACCGAAAAatgcctcgtcgagctgcgcAACCAACGACTTGCCCAGTATGCGGCTGATGCTTTTGGAGAAGTCACCGGCCAGGTGTACCACACCGCCTTGCGGCTCTTGACACAACAAATACCTCGCTGTCAACTAGACCCAAGAATCGACTCAGATATcaacgatggcgacggcccAGGCTCGAATGTACGCCAGGTCACTGTGACCAGCATGGAAATTCTTGAAAACCTCGACGAGTCTGTCGATGTATCCCACGGGGTGGGCAAAGCCTCGGCAGACCAGATAGACCTCAGAAGCGCTGAGAAAATCAGAGCTACGCCGGCCCAACCAATGTACGATTCCGACGACTCTTTTGACGACAGCCCGCCTCTACAGAGGGCTTCTGCGCGCCCTCAAGAGAATGGCGCAGGAGGCAGAGGTTCTGGTGacagcgaggacgacgagccgCGGACGGCTTCCGGGTCTCGAGAGGCAAGGGTCAAGTTCGAGGACGGACCTGCACCGGGCGCTAGTCGCATGGATCATGTGCGACAGCATCTGCTCCTCCTGGCGGAAAGCAGGCAAGGTTTCTTGCGGCATTGTGGCGGCCAGGGTCGAGGTCAGTGGACCGTTGACTTCAAGCCATTGATCGACGGTTTCAAACAGACTGAGGtggacgccgtcatcgagcaGTCATTCGGTCGGCATGGACTCCGTCTGACTCGAATATTGCGAGAAAAGGGCAAATTGGACGAGAAGATGCTCCCTTCCCTTGCTCTCATGAAGAAGGGAGAGGTTCAAGGCAAGATGCTTGCCATGCAAATGGCAGGCTTCGTTGACGTCCAGGAGGTTCCCAGAGATGCCAGTCGAACAGCAACCCGAACTATGTTCTTTTGGTTCTTCGACATTGAGAGGACTGAAGCTCAGCTTGTTGACGATTTCTACAAGACCATGCTTCGATGTCTCCAGAACCTGGAGGTGCACCGGTATCGAGAACGCAATATCCTGTCATTCGTGGAAAGGAATGACGtgaagggcaaggaggaggaagtcaTGACTGCGGAGCATTACAATAAGTACAGCAGATACTTGGAGTTGCAGAGTAAGCTTCTCGGTCACGTCATGAGGCTTGACGATCTAGTGGCCGTCTTCAGGGATTACTAG